From the genome of Candidatus Microthrix subdominans, one region includes:
- a CDS encoding class II fumarate hydratase, whose product MDYRTETDSMGDVKVPADAYYGASTQRAVDNFPISDLRFNRRFIWALGLIKGSVATVAAERGDKDAEASDATRRAADEVMEGALDAQFVLDIFQTGSGTSTNTNANEVIAARASELLDGKFGTHRVHPNDDVNYAQSSNDVIPTAIHLATVAAIREELLPALDVLASDLEAKAAEFTDVVKSGRTHLMDATPVTLGQEFGGFASQIRHGQARLERVLPELEELALGGTATGTGINAPDGFAARVIEVMAERTGMAFREADDHFEAQGAKDAAVAAAGVLNTIAVSYLKIANDVRFLGSGPTSGIGELKIPSLQPGSSIMPGKVNPVMSEMMMQVAAKVVGNASTVSWSGALGNFELNVMMPVLAHALLESVDLLANAATTFAERCVRGCEANVERARELVERNAIVVTALNPYIGYDNGSRIAKQAVATGASVRELVLAEGLMAEDELDAHLDIKKMTEGGVV is encoded by the coding sequence GTGGACTACCGCACCGAAACCGATTCGATGGGCGACGTCAAGGTGCCCGCCGACGCCTACTACGGGGCGTCCACCCAGCGGGCGGTCGACAACTTTCCCATCTCGGATCTGCGGTTCAACCGTCGCTTCATCTGGGCCCTCGGGCTGATCAAGGGTTCGGTCGCCACCGTCGCAGCCGAGCGGGGGGACAAGGACGCCGAGGCATCCGACGCCACCCGCCGCGCAGCCGATGAGGTGATGGAGGGGGCGCTCGACGCCCAGTTCGTGCTCGACATCTTTCAGACCGGTTCGGGCACCTCGACCAACACCAACGCCAACGAGGTGATTGCCGCCCGGGCCTCCGAACTGCTCGACGGCAAGTTCGGCACCCACCGCGTGCACCCCAACGACGACGTCAACTACGCCCAGAGCTCCAACGACGTCATCCCAACCGCGATCCACCTGGCCACCGTCGCCGCCATTCGCGAGGAACTGCTGCCGGCCCTCGACGTGCTGGCGAGTGACCTGGAGGCCAAGGCCGCCGAGTTCACCGACGTGGTCAAGTCGGGCCGCACCCACCTGATGGACGCCACACCGGTGACCCTCGGCCAGGAGTTCGGCGGGTTCGCCAGCCAGATCCGTCACGGTCAGGCCCGCCTGGAACGGGTGCTGCCCGAGTTGGAGGAGTTGGCCCTGGGCGGGACAGCCACCGGCACCGGCATCAACGCCCCCGACGGCTTTGCTGCACGGGTGATCGAGGTGATGGCCGAGCGCACCGGCATGGCGTTCCGCGAGGCCGACGACCATTTCGAGGCCCAGGGTGCCAAGGACGCAGCGGTGGCCGCCGCCGGCGTGCTCAACACGATCGCCGTGTCCTACCTGAAGATCGCCAACGACGTTCGGTTCCTCGGGTCGGGTCCCACCTCCGGCATCGGCGAGTTGAAGATCCCGTCGCTGCAGCCCGGCTCGTCGATCATGCCGGGCAAGGTCAACCCGGTGATGTCCGAGATGATGATGCAGGTGGCCGCCAAAGTGGTCGGCAACGCGTCGACGGTCAGCTGGTCGGGCGCGCTGGGCAACTTCGAGCTCAACGTGATGATGCCGGTGCTCGCCCACGCCCTGCTCGAATCGGTCGACCTGCTGGCCAACGCCGCCACCACGTTCGCCGAGCGGTGCGTACGAGGCTGCGAGGCGAACGTCGAGCGGGCCCGCGAGCTGGTCGAGCGCAACGCGATCGTCGTCACCGCCCTCAACCCCTACATCGGCTACGACAACGGTTCGCGCATCGCCAAGCAGGCGGTGGCCACCGGCGCCTCGGTGCGAGAGTTGGTGCTGGCCGAAGGGCTGATGGCCGAGGACGAACTCGATGCTCACCTCGACATCAAGAAGATGACCGAGGGCGGCGTGGTCTAG
- a CDS encoding phosphotransferase, with translation MDRLDAGDLFGDYCDGLAATLDDLPLPHPTIRLGVEWLRRNPPSRPQRQTIVHADFRTGNLLVDDGRLSAVVDWELAHVGDPMEDLAYLCLRTWRFGNDELPVGGFGPLDALRWAYEAGNGTWREDAFRWWMAARTAWWACGLAAQAAAFTAGLTDSIVLAASGRRVPELEYDLLNLIETETGPEGI, from the coding sequence CTGGATCGCCTCGATGCTGGTGATCTCTTCGGTGACTACTGCGACGGGCTGGCAGCGACGCTCGACGACCTGCCGCTCCCCCACCCGACGATCCGCCTGGGCGTCGAGTGGCTGCGCCGCAACCCACCGTCGAGACCACAGCGTCAAACGATCGTCCACGCCGACTTCCGCACGGGCAACCTGCTGGTCGACGATGGCCGACTCAGCGCAGTGGTGGACTGGGAATTGGCCCATGTCGGCGACCCGATGGAAGACCTTGCCTACCTGTGCCTGCGCACCTGGCGCTTCGGCAACGACGAACTGCCGGTGGGCGGGTTTGGTCCGCTCGACGCGCTCCGCTGGGCCTACGAGGCCGGTAACGGAACCTGGCGGGAGGACGCCTTCCGCTGGTGGATGGCCGCACGCACCGCCTGGTGGGCGTGCGGACTGGCGGCGCAGGCGGCCGCCTTCACGGCGGGGCTGACCGACTCGATCGTGCTGGCCGCCAGCGGTCGTCGAGTGCCCGAGCTGGAGTACGACCTGCTGAACCTCATCGAGACCGAGACCGGCCCGGAAGGCATCTGA
- a CDS encoding SRPBCC family protein — protein sequence MARYVVHVRTPMPPAEAFAYMADLNNFARWDPGVDGVEQVEGAGPGAKSVFDVSVKAVVGTMTLRYETTRYEPTTLVVARAESSTLTSLDTITVHPDGTGAVVTYEAELTLNGVLRFADPLLGLAFGRIGGRAADGLIDALDGERVETPT from the coding sequence ATGGCCCGCTACGTCGTCCACGTCCGCACCCCGATGCCGCCGGCGGAGGCGTTCGCCTACATGGCGGACCTCAACAACTTCGCCCGCTGGGATCCCGGTGTTGACGGCGTTGAGCAGGTGGAGGGAGCGGGCCCCGGGGCGAAGTCCGTCTTCGACGTGTCGGTCAAGGCGGTGGTGGGCACGATGACCCTCCGCTACGAGACCACCAGGTACGAGCCGACCACACTGGTCGTCGCCCGGGCCGAAAGCTCGACGTTGACCTCGCTCGACACGATCACGGTGCACCCCGACGGGACCGGCGCGGTCGTGACGTACGAAGCCGAACTCACGCTCAACGGGGTGCTGCGCTTCGCAGACCCACTGCTCGGGTTGGCCTTCGGGCGGATCGGCGGCCGGGCGGCCGACGGGCTGATCGACGCCCTCGACGGCGAGCGGGTGGAGACACCGACGTAG
- a CDS encoding ACT domain-containing protein — protein MSGETDLETMLAGLTVELRPGRYTMVSLDDPVPLGAGVEALISEGEGITSVTTVELATERGWYQAFEAAWLTLQVHSSVEAVGLTVAVAATLAERSIACNVLAGYFHDHLLVPRSRAEEAVAGLESLSAST, from the coding sequence ATGAGCGGCGAGACCGATCTTGAGACCATGCTGGCCGGACTCACCGTCGAGCTGAGGCCCGGGCGGTACACCATGGTGTCGCTTGATGATCCGGTGCCTCTGGGCGCCGGGGTCGAGGCCCTCATCAGCGAGGGGGAGGGGATCACGTCGGTGACAACGGTCGAGCTTGCAACCGAGCGCGGCTGGTATCAGGCCTTCGAGGCGGCCTGGCTGACCCTCCAAGTGCACAGCTCAGTCGAAGCGGTGGGCCTGACCGTGGCGGTAGCGGCGACCCTCGCCGAGCGCAGCATCGCATGCAACGTGCTGGCCGGCTACTTCCACGACCACCTGCTCGTTCCCCGCTCGCGAGCCGAGGAGGCCGTGGCCGGTCTGGAGAGCCTCAGCGCCTCGACCTGA
- a CDS encoding cupredoxin domain-containing protein, translating to MPTPPGVAHVEVLRAAGSLAVALITASALLSACSGGAADTTATVTGTDDACTLDNDIIVAGKVGFEFTNDGEKVSELYVLNGDGDVMGEVENVTTGTSRTLTVDLVAGDYQVKCKPGMTGDGITSDFTVTGEGGTAQAEPDRTVTFDAVDFTYEDLDLTDITAGTTIRFEMTNTGEQPPRI from the coding sequence ATGCCCACACCCCCTGGAGTTGCCCATGTTGAAGTCCTCCGCGCCGCCGGGTCCCTTGCCGTCGCCCTGATCACCGCCAGCGCGCTGCTGTCCGCCTGCTCGGGCGGAGCGGCCGACACCACAGCGACGGTCACCGGCACCGACGACGCCTGCACGCTCGACAACGACATCATCGTGGCCGGCAAGGTGGGCTTCGAGTTCACCAACGACGGTGAGAAGGTCTCCGAGCTCTACGTCCTCAACGGCGACGGCGACGTCATGGGCGAGGTGGAGAACGTCACCACCGGTACGTCCCGCACACTCACCGTCGACCTGGTCGCCGGTGATTACCAGGTGAAATGCAAGCCGGGCATGACCGGCGATGGGATCACGTCGGACTTTACGGTGACCGGCGAGGGCGGCACCGCTCAAGCCGAACCCGATCGGACGGTCACGTTCGACGCTGTCGACTTCACCTACGAGGACCTCGATCTCACCGATATCACCGCCGGCACGACCATCCGATTTGAGATGACCAACACCGGCGAGCAGCCCCCACGAATTTGA
- a CDS encoding VOC family protein: protein MSFTPYLNFGGNCREAFTRYQEIFGGELSIMAMSDMPGDEPLPEGADNLVMNAALKFGDHLLMASDVFDIDNFGAMQYMYVNFTTTDLDQAERVFEALADGGKVEMAMGETFWAPRFGVTVDRFGTPWMVNGEAAPEE, encoded by the coding sequence ATGTCCTTCACTCCCTACCTCAACTTCGGCGGCAACTGCCGTGAAGCGTTCACCCGCTATCAGGAGATCTTTGGTGGCGAGCTGTCGATCATGGCCATGTCGGACATGCCCGGCGACGAACCGCTTCCCGAGGGCGCTGACAACCTGGTCATGAACGCCGCCCTCAAGTTTGGCGATCACCTGTTGATGGCCTCGGACGTGTTCGACATCGACAACTTCGGCGCCATGCAGTACATGTACGTCAACTTCACCACCACCGATCTCGACCAGGCCGAGCGGGTCTTCGAGGCGTTGGCCGACGGCGGCAAGGTCGAGATGGCGATGGGGGAGACCTTCTGGGCGCCCCGCTTCGGGGTGACGGTCGACCGCTTCGGTACCCCATGGATGGTGAACGGCGAAGCTGCTCCCGAGGAGTAG
- a CDS encoding FAD-dependent oxidoreductase yields the protein MAVTRRRIGGAESAHQLPERTEVAIVGAGLAGLAAARQLTQAGRDVVVLEASDGVGGRVRTDLVDGFRLDRGFQVLLTAYPELERQFDVDALELRRFEPGALVWNGTAMHLVGDPIRRPRTLVKTGLAPIGTIADKARLLRQRVRLGRRSGSDLLRQNDVSTLEALRGEGFSQRMIDGFFRPFVGGIQLDPALQTSRRMFDVVLKSLFAGAAAVPAGGMQAIPNQMASGLPLGRSTLTPKWGRCEPARWCSSMAVHWQPIVIVAAAGSWRGGAAQPAHGRVEVGIVRVVRRRSAADPGPLHRRGRNRTRPRLNIAVMTNVAPSTARPDRH from the coding sequence GTGGCAGTCACCCGGCGCAGGATTGGCGGCGCGGAATCCGCTCATCAGCTGCCCGAACGGACCGAGGTCGCCATCGTCGGCGCAGGTCTCGCCGGGCTGGCAGCGGCGCGCCAGCTCACCCAGGCCGGCCGGGATGTCGTCGTGCTCGAGGCATCCGATGGCGTCGGGGGACGGGTGCGCACCGACCTGGTCGACGGGTTTCGGCTCGACCGCGGCTTCCAGGTGCTGCTGACCGCCTATCCGGAGCTGGAGAGGCAGTTCGATGTCGACGCCCTCGAGTTGCGCCGCTTCGAGCCGGGCGCGCTGGTGTGGAACGGCACCGCGATGCACCTGGTCGGTGATCCGATTCGTCGGCCCCGCACTCTGGTGAAAACCGGCCTCGCCCCGATCGGCACGATCGCCGACAAGGCCAGGCTGCTGCGCCAGCGGGTCCGCCTGGGACGAAGATCGGGGTCGGACCTGTTGCGCCAGAACGATGTGTCCACACTCGAAGCGCTGCGTGGCGAGGGCTTCAGTCAACGAATGATCGACGGGTTCTTTCGGCCGTTCGTCGGCGGCATCCAGCTCGATCCGGCGCTTCAGACCAGCCGACGCATGTTCGACGTGGTGTTGAAGAGCCTGTTCGCCGGAGCGGCTGCGGTGCCCGCCGGTGGGATGCAGGCCATCCCGAACCAGATGGCGAGCGGTCTCCCGCTGGGACGGTCCACCTTGACGCCAAAGTGGGGACGGTGCGAGCCGGCGAGGTGGTGCTCGTCGATGGCCGTGCACTGGCAGCCGATCGTGATCGTCGCCGCCGCAGGGTCCTGGCGCGGCGGCGCTGCTCAGCCTGCCCACGGTCGGGTCGAAGTCGGCATCGTGCGTGTGGTTCGGCGCCGCAGCGCCGCCGATCCCGGACCGCTACATCGTCGTGGACGGAACCGGACGCGGCCCCGCCTCAACATCGCCGTGATGACCAACGTCGCCCCGAGTACGGCCCGGCCGGATCGGCACTGA
- a CDS encoding GAP family protein yields the protein MNWFQVVMGVLFLLLALKQWRSRPQPGEEAELPKWMATIDTFTPGKSLGLGALLSGVNPKNLALTAAAAASVAQAGLSDADSAITMAVFVVIGSLTVAGPVLFYLVASERAAGPLGSIKDFMSAHNSAIMMILLLVLGAKLLGQGVGALGG from the coding sequence GTGAACTGGTTCCAGGTGGTGATGGGGGTGCTCTTCCTGCTTCTCGCCCTGAAGCAGTGGCGCTCGCGTCCTCAGCCCGGCGAGGAAGCGGAGTTGCCCAAGTGGATGGCGACCATCGACACCTTCACGCCAGGCAAGTCGCTCGGGCTCGGCGCGCTGCTCTCCGGGGTGAACCCGAAGAACCTGGCCCTCACCGCCGCAGCGGCCGCCAGCGTCGCTCAGGCCGGGCTGAGCGATGCCGACAGCGCCATCACGATGGCGGTGTTCGTCGTCATCGGTTCGCTGACGGTCGCCGGACCGGTGCTGTTCTACCTGGTCGCGAGCGAACGTGCCGCCGGCCCGCTCGGCTCGATCAAGGACTTCATGTCTGCACACAACTCGGCGATCATGATGATCCTGCTGCTCGTGCTGGGAGCAAAACTGCTCGGGCAGGGCGTGGGGGCGTTGGGGGGGTAG